A region of Vibrio porteresiae DSM 19223 DNA encodes the following proteins:
- a CDS encoding pectate lyase — protein MSSRHSNLPLLESYYQRVLELARSTQSPLLADGLDWLTKQPVNWTYPDGHQVPMSNFASQQNFLRGLVALSIVTKDARYQEQADEITHYFLNHYSDAQSGLFHWGGHRFVHLTKGNIEGPASKECVHELKHHFPFYDQLHRIDGPLTEQFLTGFWAAHVLDWDCLDLSRHGQYGKAVIGNPFDTHRPHAVVDPKRWPELPETIGLTFVNASTDLIYAACHYYRYTGDKQALVWAKHLYHQFVLARPPKTGMPVYQFSSPKQREPIPEDDNLTFSWFGDRAKRQFGPEFGDIAREANVLFRDSWPVVVDNPLAILECARIAQDPELAQWAIDGITAYFAHAWDEEQNEIIPMWNTGLDMTGYQFQRDGYYGKKGTVLQRTPTDPAYLLTLVRASHQSDDPKLRELTSAMLKRFGLGTLDPQTLQVSDVATETSLASAYLLLALIELALPHQDQQLLYLCDRIADNLIKAHYHDGAFRPSASHRFVRLDDPIPYALLALEAAHLQCYSQLPVAISKGGYLHGEVQIHHEIKTVYDYDVIYNRTDSEPA, from the coding sequence TTGCCACTTCTGGAAAGCTACTATCAACGAGTGCTTGAACTCGCTCGCTCTACTCAATCCCCCTTACTGGCCGATGGCTTAGATTGGTTAACCAAGCAGCCGGTCAACTGGACCTACCCAGATGGTCATCAAGTGCCAATGAGTAACTTTGCCAGTCAGCAAAACTTTTTACGTGGCCTTGTTGCCCTTTCCATCGTGACCAAAGATGCCCGTTATCAAGAGCAAGCCGATGAGATCACCCACTATTTTCTCAACCATTACAGTGATGCCCAAAGTGGTTTGTTTCATTGGGGCGGTCATCGCTTTGTCCACTTAACCAAGGGCAATATCGAAGGGCCAGCCTCCAAAGAGTGCGTCCATGAACTTAAACACCATTTCCCATTCTATGACCAGTTACACCGCATTGACGGCCCTTTAACCGAGCAATTTCTAACCGGATTTTGGGCAGCCCATGTACTGGATTGGGACTGCCTCGATCTCAGCCGTCATGGTCAATATGGCAAAGCGGTGATTGGCAATCCGTTCGATACTCATCGTCCTCATGCGGTGGTCGATCCGAAACGTTGGCCCGAGCTACCTGAAACCATTGGTTTGACTTTTGTGAATGCGTCAACCGACCTGATTTACGCCGCCTGTCACTACTATCGTTACACTGGTGACAAACAAGCCTTAGTATGGGCGAAACATCTCTATCACCAGTTTGTATTAGCTCGCCCACCCAAAACAGGGATGCCGGTATATCAATTCTCGTCACCTAAACAGCGCGAGCCGATTCCAGAAGATGATAACCTCACGTTTTCTTGGTTTGGTGATCGTGCCAAACGTCAATTTGGTCCTGAGTTTGGCGACATTGCGCGAGAAGCAAATGTGCTGTTTCGTGATAGTTGGCCAGTGGTCGTGGATAACCCACTCGCCATTTTGGAATGTGCTCGCATCGCCCAAGATCCTGAATTAGCTCAATGGGCAATTGATGGCATCACCGCCTATTTTGCGCACGCTTGGGATGAAGAACAAAATGAGATTATTCCGATGTGGAATACCGGGCTGGATATGACTGGCTACCAATTCCAACGCGATGGTTATTACGGCAAAAAAGGCACGGTGTTACAGCGCACCCCAACGGATCCGGCTTATTTATTAACCTTGGTTCGCGCCAGTCATCAAAGCGATGATCCGAAACTGCGTGAGCTCACCAGTGCTATGCTCAAACGCTTCGGTTTAGGGACTTTGGATCCACAGACCTTACAGGTCAGCGACGTTGCGACAGAGACTTCCCTTGCCTCGGCTTACTTGCTACTGGCACTGATTGAATTAGCGCTACCGCATCAGGATCAACAATTATTGTATCTATGCGATCGAATAGCAGACAATCTAATCAAAGCGCATTATCATGACGGCGCGTTCCGCCCAAGTGCCTCACATCGATTCGTTCGCCTGGATGATCCTATCCCCTACGCCCTGTTAGCACTGGAAGCAGCCCATCTGCAGTGTTATTCACAATTACCGGTGGCCATATCCAAAGGCGGATATTTACATGGTGAAGTACAAATTCATCATGAGATCAAAACAGTCTACGACTACGATGTCATATATAACCGAACCGACAGTGAACCAGCCTAA